In a single window of the Deltaproteobacteria bacterium genome:
- a CDS encoding PIN domain-containing protein — protein sequence MSPATALETNVYLLDTSALLTFIEDEEGSDRVETVLRLVGTLLPWPVLMETYYISLREAGRAEADRRYALIRQLPAAILWDMNEQILLTAARLKAEHHVSLADAIVAAYAIQNQAILIHQDPEFEALAGLLPMEALPYKAK from the coding sequence ATGTCGCCGGCGACCGCATTGGAAACTAATGTTTACCTTCTGGACACCTCGGCGCTTTTGACCTTCATCGAGGATGAAGAAGGAAGCGATCGCGTGGAGACGGTCCTGAGGCTGGTGGGAACACTGCTGCCCTGGCCGGTTCTGATGGAGACTTACTACATCAGCCTCCGGGAAGCAGGGCGGGCGGAGGCTGATCGCCGTTATGCCCTCATCAGACAATTGCCGGCGGCAATTCTGTGGGACATGAATGAGCAGATCCTCTTGACTGCGGCCCGGCTGAAGGCGGAACATCATGTGTCGTTGGCGGATGCTATTGTTGCCGCATATGCCATCCAGAACCAAGCGATCCTCATTCATCAAGATCCGGAATTCGAAGCCTTAGCCGGCCTTCTGCCGATGGAGGCGCTGCCTTACAAAGCAAAATAA
- a CDS encoding AbrB/MazE/SpoVT family DNA-binding domain-containing protein produces the protein MQTAVTKRGQTVIPAAIRKRYHITGQVHLAWLDDGETIRVVPVPLDSVASLRGRGRGQKLVDRLLTERRADLVSEEKT, from the coding sequence ATGCAAACAGCCGTAACAAAACGCGGACAGACGGTTATCCCCGCGGCCATCAGGAAGCGTTACCACATAACCGGCCAGGTGCATCTGGCCTGGCTCGATGACGGCGAGACAATCCGTGTCGTCCCGGTGCCGCTGGATTCTGTCGCGTCTCTGCGGGGACGTGGGCGCGGTCAGAAGCTGGTTGACCGTCTGTTGACAGAACGTCGCGCCGATCTCGTCAGCGAGGAAAAAACCTGA